The Microbispora sp. ZYX-F-249 sequence ACGGCGCCTGTTCGGCGCCTACGGCGGCGAGCAGATGATCGTGACCCGGTCGCAGGGGTACGCCTTCCGGATCGACAGCGAGCGGATCGACACCCACCACTTCGAGAGCCTGGTGCTGAAGGCCCGGCAGGCCCGTGACAACCGGGGGCTGGAGGAGGCCGTCCGGCATTACCGCGACGCGCTCGCGCTCTGGCGGGGACCCGCCCTCGAGGGCATCGAGAGCAGGATCGTGCAGTCCGCCGCGAGCTGGCTCGACGAGGAGCGGCTGGCGGCGAACGAGGACTGCGTGCAGCTCGAACTGGATCTCGGCAGGCACCACGAAGTGGTGAGCGAGCTGCGCAGGCTCGTGGAGGAGCACCCGCTCCGCGAGCGGCTCCTCGGTCAGCTCATGACGGCGCTGTACCGCTCGGGCCGGCAGGCGGAGGCCCTGCAGGTGTACCGCGACGCCCGGCGCATGATGATCGACGAGCTGGGGATCGAGCCGAACGAACGGCTGCAGCAGCTCGAACACGCGATACTCACCGCCGACGAGAGCCTGGACCCGCCTTCACGCGAGACGGTACGCGTCGCCGCCGAGCCTCCCCCGCCGCCCGCTCCGGTCGCCGTTCCCGGCATGCTTCCCGCCGGGATCGCCGATTTCATCGGCCGCCACGGGCAGGTGGAGGAGATCCGGCAGCGGCTGACGAGGGTCTCCGACGGCGCCGCCCGCTTCGCCGTGCCGATCGTCGCCATCGCCGGAAGGGCGGGCATCGGCAAGACCACCATCGCGGTCCACGCGGCGCACAGCGTCGCCGACGCCTTCCCCGACGGGCAGCTGTTCGCCGACATGCACGGCGGCATCTCCCGTCCGGTCAGCCCGATGCAGGTACTCGAACGCTTCCTGCGCGCGCTCGGCGTGCCCGGCAACTCGCTGCCCGACGGCCTGGAGGAGCGGGCGGAGACGTACCGCACGCTCCTGGCGGACCGGAAGATGCTGATCGTGCTCGACGACGTGAGCAACGAGAGCCAGGTCCTGCCGCTGCTGCCCGGCAACCCCGCCTCCGGGGTCATCGTCACCAGCCGCAGCCGCCTCGTGGGACTCGCCGGGGCGATGCACGTCGACGTCGACCTGTTCGACACCACCCAGTCGGTGGACCTGCTCTCCCAGGTCGCGGGGCAGGAGCGGGTGGAATCGGAGAAGAGCTCCGCGGAGGTGCTCGCCGAGCTGTGCGGCCACCTGCCCCTGGCGCTGCGCATCGCCGGCGCCCGCCTCGCGGCCCGCCCGCACTGGAGCGTCGACCAGCTGGTGGAGCGGCTGCGGGACGAGACGCGCAGGCTCGACGAGCTGATGCACGGTGAGATGGGCATTCGCGCCAGCATCTCGCTCACCTACGAGGGCATCAGCGAGGAGGCGCGGCGGCTGCTGCGGCGGCTGGCGATCCTCGACTCCCACATCTTCTCCGTCTGGACCGGCGCCGCCCTGCTGGACCGGCCGCTCGTCGAAGCCCAGGACCTGCTCGACGACCTCGCCGACGCCCACCTCGTCGAGGTGACCAGCGGCCGCGGCCCGCACACCCAGTACCGGATCCACGACCTGATCAGGGTGTTCGCGCGCGAGCGGCTGGCCGCCGAAGAGCCGGTCGCGGAGCGCAAGGCCGCGCTGTCCCGGGTGCTCGGGTCGCTGCTCGCCCTCATCGGCGCGGCGAGGATCCGCGAGTTCGGCGCCGACGTGCTCGCCCGGGACGAGATCACGATCCCCCGGCCGCTGCCGGAGAAGCTGATCGACCAGCTCGTCGCGGAGCCGATGACGTGGTTCGAGCGCGAGCGCTACCTGCTCGTCTGCGGCATCAGGCAGGCCGCTCAGGCCGGCTTCGCGGAGCTGTGCTGGCGGCTGGCGGCCAACGCCGCGATGTTCTTCGAGTCGCGGGTCTACCTGGACGACTGGCGCGAGACCCACGAGGTCGCGCTGGAGGCGGCCCGGCAGGCCGGGGACCGGCGCGGTCAGGCCGAGATGCTCTACACCATCGGCTCGCTGTCCTTCAGCGAGCAGCGGTTCGACGAGGCGCGGCACGAGCTGGAGGCAGCGGTCAGGCTGTTCCAGGAGGTCGGCGACGACCACCGGATCGCCCTGGCGATCCGGAGCATCGCCGTGCTGGAGCGTATCAACGGCAGGTTCGCCGAGGCGGTGGCCAACTACGAGAAGGCCCTCGAGGTGTTCCACAGCGCCGGGGACCACGTCTCGGCGGCCCACACCCTGCACAGCCTCGCCCAGCTCCGGCTCGACTGCGACGACCCCGACGGCGCGAAGACGCTGCTCGCCGAGGCGCTGACGCGCAGCAAGTCCGGGGGCGACCGCCGGGTGACCGCGCAGGTCCTGCACCGGATGGGCCAGGCGCACCTGCAGGCGGGCGAGTTCGGCCTGTCGGCCGGCGCCTTCGAGGAGGCGCTGACGGTCGTGCGGGCCATCGGTGACTCCATCGGGGAGGCGCTGGCCCTGCACGGTCTCGGCATCGCCCGGCTGCGCCAGGGCAAGGTCGTCGAGGCCGAGGAGACGCTGCGCACCGCGCTGCAGCTCGCGACGGACTCCCGTCATCGGCTGGCGGAGGCCCGGGTGCTGGCCGGACTGGGCGAGCTGCACAACGCCCTCGGCGAACCGGACCAGGCCGCGGCGCACCTGCGCAGGGCCGCCTCTCTGTTCCGCGGCATGCAGATGCCGTTGTACGAGGCGCAGACCCTGATCATGCTGAGCGAGGCGCTGTACGCGACGGGGTACTACGGCGAGGCCGACGACGCGATGGCCCGCACGCTCGATCTCGCCGACCGGATCGACGCGCGCGCCGGGCAGCACGTACGCGAGCAGCTGTTCCGGACCCAGAACGCCCGGCCGGGCCTGCGGGGCGGCCTGCGCGTGGTCGACGGACTCGGCCGCTGACCGCCTGCTGACGCGCGGCGGTTCCGACCGCGGACGTCAGACGCGGGCGCGGGCGCGGCTCCCCCCCGCGGCTGCGGTCAAGAAGCGCGCGAGCACGGGCGCGAGTGCCGCCGCGCGGACG is a genomic window containing:
- a CDS encoding AfsR/SARP family transcriptional regulator, producing MEFRLLGALEVTADGQRLDLGGVRQHTVLAVLLLEANRPVPVHRLMEAIYGDDPPATSRAQVQICISALRRLFGAYGGEQMIVTRSQGYAFRIDSERIDTHHFESLVLKARQARDNRGLEEAVRHYRDALALWRGPALEGIESRIVQSAASWLDEERLAANEDCVQLELDLGRHHEVVSELRRLVEEHPLRERLLGQLMTALYRSGRQAEALQVYRDARRMMIDELGIEPNERLQQLEHAILTADESLDPPSRETVRVAAEPPPPPAPVAVPGMLPAGIADFIGRHGQVEEIRQRLTRVSDGAARFAVPIVAIAGRAGIGKTTIAVHAAHSVADAFPDGQLFADMHGGISRPVSPMQVLERFLRALGVPGNSLPDGLEERAETYRTLLADRKMLIVLDDVSNESQVLPLLPGNPASGVIVTSRSRLVGLAGAMHVDVDLFDTTQSVDLLSQVAGQERVESEKSSAEVLAELCGHLPLALRIAGARLAARPHWSVDQLVERLRDETRRLDELMHGEMGIRASISLTYEGISEEARRLLRRLAILDSHIFSVWTGAALLDRPLVEAQDLLDDLADAHLVEVTSGRGPHTQYRIHDLIRVFARERLAAEEPVAERKAALSRVLGSLLALIGAARIREFGADVLARDEITIPRPLPEKLIDQLVAEPMTWFERERYLLVCGIRQAAQAGFAELCWRLAANAAMFFESRVYLDDWRETHEVALEAARQAGDRRGQAEMLYTIGSLSFSEQRFDEARHELEAAVRLFQEVGDDHRIALAIRSIAVLERINGRFAEAVANYEKALEVFHSAGDHVSAAHTLHSLAQLRLDCDDPDGAKTLLAEALTRSKSGGDRRVTAQVLHRMGQAHLQAGEFGLSAGAFEEALTVVRAIGDSIGEALALHGLGIARLRQGKVVEAEETLRTALQLATDSRHRLAEARVLAGLGELHNALGEPDQAAAHLRRAASLFRGMQMPLYEAQTLIMLSEALYATGYYGEADDAMARTLDLADRIDARAGQHVREQLFRTQNARPGLRGGLRVVDGLGR